One stretch of Flavobacterium sp. 9 DNA includes these proteins:
- a CDS encoding DNA-deoxyinosine glycosylase — protein MKSFSFQPISNNDANILILGTMPGTKSLEINQYYGHNQNNFWKFMFTILKEDFSTDYETRKALLQKNKIALWDVLQYCDRVGSLDSAIKNEIANDFETFLKQHPNIKTILFNGQKAAAFFKKYVHLEKSYQLITLPSTSPANASQSFQSKLDEWKIIETF, from the coding sequence ATGAAAAGTTTCTCCTTTCAACCTATAAGTAATAATGACGCTAACATTTTGATTCTAGGCACAATGCCCGGAACAAAATCATTAGAAATCAATCAGTATTATGGACACAATCAAAATAATTTCTGGAAGTTTATGTTTACGATTCTAAAAGAGGATTTCTCGACGGATTATGAAACCAGAAAGGCGCTTTTGCAGAAAAACAAAATTGCGCTTTGGGATGTTCTTCAATATTGTGATCGTGTTGGAAGTCTTGACAGCGCAATCAAAAACGAAATTGCAAATGATTTCGAGACGTTTTTAAAACAACATCCTAACATAAAAACTATTTTGTTTAATGGACAAAAAGCGGCGGCATTTTTTAAGAAGTACGTTCATTTAGAAAAATCATATCAACTTATTACGCTTCCTTCGACAAGTCCGGCAAATGCTAGTCAATCTTTCCAATCTAAACTAGATGAGTGGAAAATTATTGAGACTTTTTAA
- a CDS encoding DUF6526 family protein yields MKIQTYYNHIRFYPPHHFVYYPVLTLFLIASIYFAITTNDTLIWSFISVGFVFLFCLAFMLRQHYALILQNRIVRLEIRYRYFTLTGKRFEEIEYKLTDDQIFALRFAPDDEFLPLLEDAIKNNLSGDSIKKAIVHWKADYNRV; encoded by the coding sequence ATGAAAATTCAAACCTACTACAATCACATACGGTTTTATCCCCCACATCATTTTGTTTATTATCCAGTGTTGACGTTGTTTTTAATCGCCAGTATTTATTTTGCAATCACGACAAACGACACTCTTATTTGGTCGTTTATTAGCGTTGGCTTTGTATTTTTATTCTGCTTAGCGTTTATGTTGCGCCAACATTATGCTCTTATTCTACAAAACCGAATCGTAAGGTTAGAAATCCGTTATCGTTATTTTACTTTAACCGGAAAACGATTTGAAGAAATTGAATATAAATTAACTGACGATCAAATATTTGCTTTGAGATTTGCTCCAGACGATGAGTTTTTACCACTTCTTGAAGATGCCATAAAAAATAACCTTTCCGGAGATTCTATAAAAAAAGCAATCGTACACTGGAAAGCGGATTATAATAGAGTTTAG
- a CDS encoding AraC family transcriptional regulator — protein MKTVTINTEKIQNIFEALNKNFDGKVTYDLDEYTLEVDNSFAKGSIIGASFNDNISYVQFDMTFSTNVRMDILNVKSSPVYFAYCSKGSLSHSFGFTGEERKFKTFQTAIVTSKESQDNVLFFEKDKKTKFTLIIVGTENEEQNEMYSLNQKVKETFFENNAVQDFFYIGSYNLKISEKIEQLNAVTQTGIVRNLLKEGILRIILAMEIQQHTDDLNALSKDTNCLTLKEMEEIKELSEIIKANPEEAFTIKSLSKKSGLSPNKLQEGFKMIHNRTVNDYITHMRVLKAEILIRTSDLNISEIVYCIGFTSRSYFSKIFKQKFNCSPKEYKFNLNPLAITA, from the coding sequence ATGAAAACAGTTACTATAAATACAGAGAAAATTCAAAATATATTTGAAGCATTAAATAAAAACTTTGACGGAAAAGTGACTTATGATTTAGATGAATATACACTTGAAGTGGATAATAGTTTTGCAAAAGGATCGATTATTGGCGCGTCTTTCAACGATAATATTTCATATGTGCAATTTGATATGACCTTTTCGACAAATGTTCGCATGGATATTTTAAACGTTAAATCATCGCCGGTTTATTTTGCATATTGTTCAAAAGGAAGCCTTTCGCACAGCTTTGGTTTTACAGGTGAAGAAAGAAAATTTAAGACTTTTCAAACCGCAATTGTTACTTCAAAAGAAAGTCAGGATAATGTTTTATTTTTCGAAAAAGACAAGAAAACAAAATTTACTTTAATCATTGTGGGAACTGAAAATGAAGAACAAAACGAAATGTATTCTTTGAATCAAAAGGTAAAAGAAACTTTCTTTGAAAATAATGCAGTTCAGGATTTCTTTTATATAGGTTCTTATAACTTGAAAATTTCAGAAAAAATAGAACAATTAAACGCCGTTACACAAACCGGAATCGTTAGAAATTTACTTAAAGAAGGAATTTTGAGAATCATTCTCGCAATGGAAATTCAGCAACATACAGACGATTTAAATGCTTTATCAAAAGATACAAATTGTTTGACTCTCAAAGAAATGGAAGAAATAAAAGAGCTTTCAGAAATCATAAAAGCCAATCCCGAAGAAGCTTTTACAATCAAATCACTAAGTAAAAAATCAGGTTTGTCTCCAAATAAATTGCAAGAAGGTTTTAAAATGATTCACAACAGAACCGTAAACGATTATATCACACATATGCGAGTTCTGAAAGCCGAAATTCTAATCAGAACTTCAGACTTAAATATCTCCGAAATAGTGTATTGCATTGGTTTCACAAGCAGAAGTTACTTCTCAAAAATCTTCAAACAAAAATTCAACTGCAGCCCAAAAGAATATAAATTTAATTTAAATCCGTTAGCGATTACAGCTTAG